The following are encoded in a window of Paraburkholderia hospita genomic DNA:
- a CDS encoding superinfection immunity protein, whose product MRAFFEGLVLLAAVVVYFLPAIVADAREREDAFALTIFNVLFGWTVIGWIAAFVWARHRVSDKRLANLASNTRRSLGRVTIAKIVARSRRARAARRQSTLSA is encoded by the coding sequence ATGAGAGCATTCTTCGAAGGACTGGTGTTGCTGGCGGCCGTCGTCGTGTATTTTCTGCCCGCCATCGTCGCCGATGCGCGCGAGCGTGAAGATGCATTCGCGCTGACGATCTTCAACGTGCTGTTCGGCTGGACCGTGATTGGCTGGATTGCGGCGTTCGTGTGGGCGCGTCATCGCGTGAGCGACAAGCGGCTCGCGAATCTCGCATCGAACACACGTCGGTCGTTGGGCCGCGTGACGATCGCGAAGATCGTCGCGCGCTCACGCCGGGCGCGCGCGGCGCGACGTCAGTCGACGCTATCCGCGTAA
- a CDS encoding alkaline phosphatase family protein, giving the protein MSSDSHTSNAPDATRRKILAALAGSVALSACGGGGGGGSSGSTGSTNGIPPDRASLPRPALPAPATSGIDHIVLVTMENRSFDHILGWVPNAEHQQARQFTDAFGQTQSSFALTSNAAYGFQACSFSDPNHLYSAGRTHLANGAMNGFLLTPGTSLLRGDLLPIGYFGASDLDFYRGAVTQYTVCDYYMSGILSATFPNRLYLHSGETDRLDDSVDTSSLPTIWDRLDAKSVSSTYYFHDVPFTALYGSRYVGRSKLFAEFLSDAASGNLPSFCMVDPSFAGEVQGTSNDDHPHADVRNGQVLLGQIYDALRTGPNWSTTLMILVYDEWGGFMEHAVPPIKPVSTAEQGVGNDGRLGFRVPCMLFGPRVRANMVSRYPFDPSSIHQLIAWRFGLDPLGVRASDTSTFNMAYALDFTDAARTDAPAIAVTQGTFGVACSTAGIIPGLGGVDHSQQVPSTSDSQVAVANAPGGRFADLRAKATALGFPGGM; this is encoded by the coding sequence ATGAGCAGCGATTCACACACTTCAAATGCGCCCGATGCCACGCGCCGCAAGATCCTGGCGGCGCTCGCGGGCAGTGTCGCGTTGTCGGCTTGTGGCGGGGGAGGTGGCGGCGGATCGTCGGGCAGCACGGGTTCGACGAACGGCATTCCGCCCGATCGTGCCAGTCTTCCACGGCCAGCGCTGCCGGCTCCCGCCACGTCGGGCATCGATCACATTGTGCTCGTCACGATGGAGAACCGTTCGTTCGATCATATATTGGGCTGGGTGCCGAACGCGGAGCATCAGCAGGCCCGCCAGTTCACTGACGCATTCGGTCAGACGCAATCGTCGTTCGCGTTGACGTCGAATGCCGCGTACGGGTTCCAGGCGTGCAGTTTCTCCGATCCGAACCATCTGTACAGCGCAGGGCGCACGCATCTTGCCAACGGCGCGATGAACGGCTTTCTGCTCACGCCGGGCACGAGCCTCTTGCGCGGCGACCTGCTGCCCATCGGCTATTTCGGTGCAAGCGATCTCGACTTCTACCGCGGCGCCGTCACGCAGTACACGGTCTGCGACTACTACATGAGCGGCATTCTGTCGGCCACGTTTCCGAACCGCCTCTATCTGCATAGCGGCGAGACCGACCGCCTCGACGACAGCGTCGATACGTCGTCGCTGCCGACCATCTGGGACCGGCTCGACGCAAAGAGCGTCTCATCGACGTATTACTTCCACGACGTTCCGTTCACTGCGCTGTATGGCTCACGCTATGTCGGCCGCTCGAAGCTGTTCGCGGAATTTCTTTCGGATGCGGCCTCCGGCAATCTGCCGTCGTTCTGCATGGTCGATCCGAGTTTCGCGGGCGAGGTGCAAGGCACGTCGAACGACGATCACCCGCATGCCGACGTGCGCAACGGCCAGGTGCTGCTCGGCCAGATATACGACGCGCTGCGCACCGGTCCGAACTGGAGCACAACGCTGATGATTCTCGTGTATGACGAATGGGGCGGCTTCATGGAGCACGCAGTGCCGCCCATCAAGCCTGTATCGACTGCGGAGCAAGGTGTCGGCAACGATGGCCGGCTCGGATTTCGCGTGCCGTGCATGCTGTTCGGCCCGCGCGTGCGCGCGAACATGGTGTCGCGCTATCCGTTCGATCCCAGTTCGATTCATCAACTGATTGCGTGGCGCTTCGGCCTCGATCCGCTGGGCGTGCGTGCGAGTGACACGAGTACCTTCAACATGGCGTATGCGCTCGACTTCACCGACGCTGCGCGAACCGACGCGCCCGCGATTGCTGTGACGCAAGGCACGTTCGGTGTCGCGTGCTCGACAGCGGGGATCATTCCGGGGCTTGGCGGCGTCGATCACAGCCAGCAGGTTCCGTCCACCTCGGACTCTCAGGTGGCAGTGGCGAACGCGCCCGGCGGACGCTTTGCCGACTT
- a CDS encoding phospholipase C/P1 nuclease family protein, with product MNPLSTQHNFQSLSLKDLLEARDLYHWHLSNKPNVVGTAVGLYLIRNDEPWPDQQRGANGDAETRVKAKGVRTFDNSEVRPYSWPAVIVLVRDWVDTTEFGHGKVDPDHMVPRTLYMPDGRAVPVCVVAVEPTVPAASAPADARWPSTYIGGGCPLIADAQGIERTASVGCLVTDGHTTYALTNRHVCGEPGSPVKALLRGAVAEVGIASDRQLTREPFTVVFPEFAGSRSFLTLDIGLIEVHDANDWSSQPFGIEGSIGNVADINELSLSLQLIDQPLTAFGSASGALDGTIKALFYRHKSLAGYDYVSQFLIAPANGSPQTQPGDSGTLWYLTSPANTTGDGERRLTPLAIEWGGQSLASDDGERLNYALATGLSTACQLLDVDLVRAHNVGANPYWGQTGHYSIATAAIQSVKPGPLHDFLDANVERISFRPDELTPEQIREKLARGDFVELADVPDLVWKKVPSRVPGGRDYAQNAGPEHPNHYADIDQPDGDGKTLRDVTLGNIANMSVAVWSKWYADEGENDARYEGLLPFRVWQIFDEMVRQLKARNDTKFLCAAGVLAHYVGDACQPLHGSYHSDGYKDAPGATPKKWPGKGVHATFEDKMVDRHSDELLPQIGPQAKAFEGEIPKIDNGRDAAFATVTLMAEAATILPPSTLIDEYIRLGGGSSARVVDGLWDAFGADTAKLMGAGARYLAAMWEAAYAAADTSLPAGAREISEQALAKVYQDKAFLPSLTLDKIGPVIG from the coding sequence ATGAATCCACTGTCCACGCAGCACAATTTTCAGAGCCTGTCGTTGAAGGATCTGCTCGAAGCGCGCGATCTGTATCACTGGCATCTGTCGAACAAGCCGAATGTCGTCGGTACGGCCGTTGGTTTGTATCTGATTCGAAACGACGAACCGTGGCCGGATCAGCAGCGCGGCGCGAATGGTGACGCAGAGACGCGCGTGAAAGCGAAGGGCGTACGCACGTTCGACAACTCCGAAGTGCGTCCGTATTCGTGGCCTGCCGTGATCGTGCTGGTGCGCGATTGGGTCGACACGACCGAGTTCGGGCATGGCAAGGTCGACCCCGATCATATGGTGCCGCGCACGCTGTACATGCCCGACGGCCGCGCGGTGCCCGTCTGCGTGGTCGCCGTCGAGCCGACGGTGCCAGCCGCCAGCGCGCCGGCGGATGCACGCTGGCCGTCGACGTATATCGGCGGCGGCTGTCCGTTGATCGCGGATGCACAGGGCATCGAGCGCACGGCGAGCGTCGGCTGCCTCGTCACGGACGGCCACACGACATACGCACTCACCAATCGTCATGTATGCGGCGAGCCCGGCTCGCCCGTGAAGGCGCTGTTGCGCGGCGCGGTAGCCGAAGTCGGCATTGCGTCGGACCGGCAGCTGACGCGCGAACCCTTCACCGTGGTATTTCCCGAGTTTGCGGGCAGTCGCAGCTTCCTCACGCTCGATATCGGGCTAATCGAAGTGCACGACGCGAATGACTGGTCGAGTCAACCGTTCGGCATCGAAGGCAGCATCGGCAATGTCGCGGATATCAACGAGCTGAGTCTGAGCCTGCAACTGATCGATCAGCCCTTGACGGCATTCGGCAGCGCATCGGGCGCGCTCGACGGCACGATCAAGGCGCTGTTCTACCGGCACAAGTCGCTTGCGGGCTACGACTATGTTTCGCAGTTTCTGATCGCGCCCGCGAACGGCAGCCCGCAGACGCAGCCCGGCGACTCGGGGACGTTGTGGTATTTGACCTCGCCTGCGAACACAACCGGCGACGGCGAGCGCCGTCTCACTCCGCTCGCGATCGAATGGGGCGGGCAGTCACTTGCAAGCGACGATGGCGAGCGTCTGAACTATGCGCTAGCGACAGGCCTGAGCACGGCGTGCCAGCTGCTCGACGTGGACCTCGTGCGCGCGCACAACGTCGGCGCGAATCCGTACTGGGGACAAACGGGCCATTACAGCATCGCGACGGCGGCAATCCAGTCGGTGAAGCCGGGCCCGCTGCACGATTTTCTCGACGCGAATGTCGAGCGGATCAGCTTTCGTCCGGACGAACTCACGCCGGAGCAGATTCGCGAGAAGCTTGCGCGCGGCGATTTCGTCGAACTCGCCGATGTGCCCGACCTCGTATGGAAGAAGGTGCCCAGCCGCGTGCCGGGCGGACGCGACTACGCGCAGAACGCGGGCCCCGAGCATCCTAATCACTACGCGGACATCGATCAGCCCGACGGCGACGGCAAGACGCTGCGCGACGTGACGCTCGGCAATATTGCCAACATGAGCGTCGCGGTGTGGTCGAAGTGGTATGCGGATGAAGGCGAAAACGATGCGCGCTACGAAGGTCTGTTGCCATTTCGCGTGTGGCAGATTTTCGACGAGATGGTGAGGCAGTTGAAGGCGCGTAACGACACGAAGTTCCTGTGCGCGGCGGGCGTGCTTGCGCATTACGTCGGCGACGCGTGCCAGCCTTTGCATGGCTCGTATCACTCGGACGGCTACAAGGACGCGCCCGGCGCGACGCCGAAGAAGTGGCCGGGCAAGGGCGTGCACGCGACCTTCGAAGACAAGATGGTCGACCGTCATTCGGACGAGCTTTTGCCGCAGATCGGGCCGCAGGCGAAAGCGTTCGAAGGTGAGATCCCAAAGATCGACAACGGCCGCGATGCCGCGTTCGCAACCGTCACGCTGATGGCCGAGGCGGCGACGATTCTTCCGCCATCCACGCTGATCGACGAGTACATCCGGCTGGGCGGCGGCAGTTCGGCGCGTGTCGTCGATGGTCTGTGGGATGCGTTCGGCGCCGACACGGCGAAGCTGATGGGTGCAGGCGCGCGCTATCTCGCCGCGATGTGGGAAGCCGCGTATGCCGCCGCCGATACGTCGCTGCCGGCCGGCGCGCGGGAAATCAGCGAGCAAGCGCTTGCAAAGGTGTATCAGGACAAGGCGTTCCTGCCTTCGTTGACGCTCGACAAGATCGGGCCGGTGATCGGCTGA
- a CDS encoding type II toxin-antitoxin system HipA family toxin, translated as MGRRSQTQRLDLWMNGLAVGYWEKSSGSERLVYFDDWIADEQGRSLSLSLPFTPGNQPYRGAVVSAFFDNLLPDSEPIRRRMAQRYRTGSTAPFDLLAALGRDCVGAIQMLPPGETPAHLYRIAGDTLTGDDIARLLRDTTSAAPLGQRDEAADLRLSIAGAQEKTALLRHKGRWVLPAGSTPTTHILKLPLGLVGNMRADMRTSVENEWLCSKIVAAYGLPIAACEIAQFGDQKTLVVERFDRRLSSDATWIVRLPQEDMCQATGTPPIAKYQADGGPGIDAVMHILAGSDDAAEDSARFFTTQLIFWLLAATDGHAKNFSITHLPGNRYRATPLYDVLSAHPIIGRGANRIPMQKAKLAMAVRGTSNHYLIGQILRRHWIAQGQQVGLSPDDVDEMIASVTHATQHVIDAVAAQLPSGFPEDLASAIFDGMLKHSKKLAAA; from the coding sequence ATGGGACGCCGTTCACAGACTCAACGCCTCGACCTGTGGATGAACGGCCTCGCCGTCGGCTACTGGGAAAAGTCCAGCGGCAGTGAGCGTCTTGTCTACTTCGACGACTGGATCGCCGACGAACAGGGCCGTTCGCTGTCGCTGTCCCTGCCGTTCACGCCTGGCAATCAGCCGTATCGCGGTGCCGTCGTGTCGGCGTTCTTCGACAACCTGCTGCCCGACAGCGAACCCATCCGGCGCCGAATGGCGCAGCGCTACAGGACGGGCAGCACGGCACCGTTCGATCTGCTCGCCGCGCTCGGGCGCGATTGCGTCGGCGCGATCCAGATGCTGCCGCCGGGTGAAACGCCGGCCCACCTCTACCGCATCGCCGGCGACACGCTGACGGGCGATGACATCGCGCGGCTGCTGCGCGACACGACCTCGGCGGCGCCGCTCGGCCAGCGCGACGAGGCAGCCGACTTGCGCCTCTCCATCGCCGGTGCGCAGGAAAAGACGGCGCTGCTACGGCACAAGGGCCGCTGGGTGCTGCCCGCGGGCAGCACGCCGACCACGCATATCCTGAAGCTGCCGTTGGGACTGGTCGGCAATATGCGCGCCGACATGCGCACGTCGGTGGAAAACGAATGGCTGTGCTCGAAGATCGTCGCCGCCTACGGTCTGCCCATCGCCGCGTGCGAGATCGCGCAGTTCGGCGATCAGAAAACACTCGTCGTCGAGCGCTTCGACCGCAGGCTGTCGAGCGACGCAACGTGGATCGTGCGTCTGCCGCAGGAGGACATGTGTCAGGCGACAGGCACGCCGCCCATTGCGAAATATCAGGCCGACGGCGGGCCGGGCATCGACGCCGTGATGCACATCCTCGCCGGTTCGGACGATGCCGCCGAAGACAGCGCGCGCTTCTTCACGACGCAGCTGATCTTCTGGCTGCTCGCCGCCACCGACGGCCACGCGAAGAACTTCAGCATCACACATCTGCCGGGCAACCGATATCGCGCGACGCCGCTCTACGACGTGTTGTCCGCGCATCCCATCATCGGGCGCGGCGCGAACCGTATTCCGATGCAGAAGGCGAAGCTGGCAATGGCCGTTCGCGGCACGAGCAATCATTATCTGATTGGTCAGATACTACGGCGGCATTGGATCGCGCAAGGTCAGCAGGTCGGCTTGTCGCCGGATGATGTCGACGAAATGATCGCCTCGGTCACGCACGCCACGCAGCACGTAATCGATGCCGTCGCCGCGCAACTTCCCTCGGGCTTTCCGGAAGATCTGGCGTCGGCGATCTTCGACGGCATGTTGAAACACAGCAAAAAACTCGCCGCCGCCTGA
- a CDS encoding DUF3597 domain-containing protein, producing the protein MSIFSTILSKIFPSSHPAVQAAAAPDAAPAADAAPASAPAAAPAEPVDVEAILSTLAEQNSEKLNWRTSIVDLMKLLGLDSSLGARKQLAEELDYSGDTNDSASMNIWLHKQVMTKLAENGGKVPDDLKN; encoded by the coding sequence ATGAGCATTTTCAGCACGATCCTCAGCAAGATCTTCCCGTCGAGCCATCCGGCCGTACAGGCTGCAGCGGCGCCGGACGCGGCGCCAGCGGCGGATGCCGCGCCCGCTTCGGCTCCCGCGGCCGCACCGGCGGAGCCTGTCGATGTCGAAGCGATTCTCAGCACGCTCGCCGAGCAGAATTCGGAGAAGTTGAACTGGCGCACGTCGATTGTCGATCTGATGAAGCTGCTCGGGCTGGACAGCAGCCTCGGCGCGCGGAAGCAACTCGCGGAGGAACTGGATTACAGCGGCGACACGAACGATTCGGCATCGATGAATATCTGGCTGCACAAGCAGGTCATGACGAAGCTCGCCGAAAACGGCGGCAAGGTGCCGGACGATCTGAAGAACTGA
- a CDS encoding helix-turn-helix domain-containing protein gives MDYSVKTLSQLRPVLRGFRKAAGLTQAMIAERLGITQQSYAQFEADPAAAGVERLFKVLRLLNAGITLSQDEPSPANAAPVAKMASSNRLAAPGRNAPKTAPRKRAAKPATERDAPALKAEKRAPTGAAAQGTRQAPRKPAATPDGRASARAPGTASTPKKREQW, from the coding sequence GTGGACTATTCCGTCAAGACGCTCAGCCAGTTGCGCCCCGTTCTGCGCGGCTTTCGCAAAGCCGCAGGACTCACGCAGGCCATGATCGCCGAGCGGCTCGGCATCACGCAGCAAAGCTATGCGCAGTTCGAGGCAGACCCGGCCGCCGCCGGGGTCGAGCGGCTCTTCAAGGTTTTGCGGCTGCTGAACGCCGGAATCACGCTCAGTCAGGACGAGCCTTCGCCCGCAAACGCGGCGCCCGTGGCAAAGATGGCGTCGTCGAACCGCCTCGCCGCACCGGGCCGCAACGCGCCGAAGACAGCGCCGCGCAAGCGCGCAGCGAAACCTGCAACCGAGCGCGACGCGCCCGCTCTCAAAGCGGAAAAACGCGCGCCAACAGGCGCGGCCGCGCAAGGCACCCGACAAGCGCCGCGCAAGCCCGCTGCCACGCCGGATGGGCGTGCTTCGGCACGAGCCCCCGGCACGGCAAGCACGCCGAAGAAACGGGAGCAGTGGTAA
- the xth gene encoding exodeoxyribonuclease III, whose amino-acid sequence MKLATFNINGIRSRLPALLTWLEREAPDVACLQELKAPDAGFPEAEINRAGYGAIWHGQTSWNGVAILAKDAQPVETRRGLPGDPNDTHSRYIEAAVDGLLIGCLYLPNGNPQPGPKFDYKLAWFERLIVYAKKLLDSGHPVVLAGDYNVVPTDFDIYNPRSWLKDALLQPESRECYARLLKQGWTDALRTRFPDEQIFTFWDYFRQHWQRNSGLRIDHLLLSKPVAAMMRDAGVDRWVRGEPHASDHAPTWVVLDLDGRAVNAKKTAVKKTAVKKTAVKKTAVKKTAVKKTAVKKTAVKKTAVKKTAARRSAARTKSAAASKKTGK is encoded by the coding sequence ATGAAGCTCGCCACGTTCAACATCAATGGCATTCGCTCGCGTTTGCCAGCATTACTCACATGGCTGGAACGGGAAGCGCCCGATGTCGCGTGCCTTCAGGAGCTGAAGGCGCCCGACGCGGGCTTCCCCGAAGCTGAAATCAATCGCGCCGGCTATGGCGCGATCTGGCATGGACAGACGTCGTGGAACGGCGTCGCGATTCTCGCGAAGGACGCCCAGCCTGTCGAAACCCGCCGCGGTTTGCCCGGCGATCCCAACGATACGCATAGCCGTTATATCGAGGCCGCTGTAGATGGCTTGCTGATCGGCTGTCTGTACCTGCCGAACGGCAATCCGCAGCCGGGGCCGAAGTTCGACTACAAGCTCGCGTGGTTCGAGCGGCTGATCGTCTACGCGAAGAAGCTGCTCGATTCCGGACATCCCGTCGTGCTGGCGGGCGACTACAACGTCGTGCCGACCGACTTCGATATCTACAACCCGCGCTCGTGGCTCAAGGACGCGCTGCTGCAACCGGAAAGCCGCGAATGCTACGCGCGGCTGCTGAAGCAGGGATGGACGGACGCGTTGCGCACGCGCTTTCCCGATGAACAGATCTTCACGTTCTGGGATTACTTCCGGCAACACTGGCAGCGCAATTCGGGCTTGCGCATCGACCATCTGCTGTTGAGCAAGCCTGTCGCCGCGATGATGCGCGATGCGGGCGTCGACCGCTGGGTGAGAGGCGAGCCGCATGCGAGCGATCATGCGCCCACGTGGGTTGTGCTCGATCTCGACGGGCGCGCGGTCAATGCGAAGAAAACTGCAGTGAAGAAAACTGCAGTGAAGAAAACTGCAGTGAAGAAAACTGCAGTGAAGAAAACTGCAGTGAAGAAAACTGCAGTGAAGAAAACTGCAGTGAAGAAAACTGCAGTGAAGAAAACTGCTGCCAGACGAAGCGCTGCCCGAACGAAATCAGCAGCCGCTTCAAAGAAGACCGGAAAATAA
- a CDS encoding NUDIX hydrolase, with amino-acid sequence MKQRATVVCLMGTRILLVGKANSRWSLPGGKPDAGETFEAAAVRELMEETRLEAKGMQYLFEFAGARTCHHVFAAHVDERQTPVPSNEIMRCTWAKVTDISDLDTSVSTRGIVDVLALKRNYDPRVQSRYQRADAFVQNLREALQDVRLRGWTPALW; translated from the coding sequence GTGAAGCAACGTGCGACTGTCGTGTGCCTGATGGGCACGCGCATTCTGCTGGTCGGCAAGGCCAACTCGCGCTGGTCGTTGCCAGGCGGCAAACCCGACGCCGGCGAGACGTTCGAAGCCGCCGCCGTGCGCGAACTGATGGAAGAAACGCGCCTTGAGGCGAAGGGTATGCAATACCTGTTCGAGTTCGCGGGCGCGCGCACCTGTCATCACGTGTTCGCCGCGCATGTCGACGAACGTCAAACCCCCGTGCCCAGCAATGAGATCATGCGTTGCACGTGGGCCAAGGTCACCGATATTTCGGATCTGGATACCAGCGTTTCGACGCGCGGCATCGTCGACGTGCTCGCGTTGAAACGCAACTACGACCCGCGCGTACAGAGCCGCTATCAACGCGCCGATGCGTTCGTGCAGAATCTGCGCGAGGCCTTGCAGGACGTGCGGCTGCGAGGATGGACGCCGGCGCTGTGGTAG
- a CDS encoding DUF2760 domain-containing protein — protein MTEPNVSLLGRLSLAFGTFFSILGDRDFAASVLRLRSGAAPTPAPAPAAAPVAKPTPAPAPVVIKEATPEAALQLLGLLQRDARFIDFVEEDIAKYSDADIGAAARLVHDGCRATLREHFTIQPVRDEAEGSRVTINEGFDATAIRLTGNVVGKAPFSGSISHRGWRVADVRLPKLTQSHDATVLAPAEVEL, from the coding sequence ATGACCGAACCGAACGTTTCGTTGCTGGGCAGGCTGTCGCTTGCCTTCGGAACATTTTTCAGCATTCTGGGCGATCGCGACTTCGCCGCCAGCGTGCTGCGCCTGCGCAGCGGTGCAGCGCCCACGCCGGCACCGGCTCCGGCCGCAGCACCCGTAGCTAAACCCACCCCGGCGCCTGCGCCCGTCGTCATCAAGGAAGCCACACCCGAGGCCGCGCTCCAGTTGCTCGGCCTGCTCCAGCGCGATGCACGCTTCATCGATTTCGTGGAGGAAGACATCGCGAAGTATTCGGACGCCGATATCGGCGCGGCGGCTCGCCTCGTCCATGACGGCTGCCGCGCGACGCTGCGCGAGCATTTCACGATTCAACCGGTGCGCGACGAAGCCGAAGGCAGCCGCGTGACGATCAACGAAGGTTTCGACGCGACGGCCATCCGCCTGACGGGCAACGTCGTCGGCAAGGCGCCGTTTTCGGGCAGCATCAGCCATCGCGGCTGGCGCGTCGCCGACGTGCGTCTGCCGAAGCTCACGCAAAGCCATGACGCTACCGTGCTCGCTCCTGCCGAGGTGGAACTATGA
- a CDS encoding LLM class oxidoreductase: MSTAKSTIDQRVFSEGHLSIGLTLPLLRTGQIVADFREQIELAALADTLGFRALWVRDVPLNSADYPDPVGHLDPWVLLGALASRTTQIALASGAIVLTLRHPLHIAKGAGSVQTLSDGRFILGLGSGDRPPEYAAFGRDAEERRELYRTHWETVAAALGDTPRVIPDLRQENAPEFMLLPQPPMAVPMLAVGSGGQSVDWIARHSIGWMTYHREPETQRARHSMWRAAVERLPAPAFRAFGVAMRLDLSDNAHEPATPLSLGYRAGRHALLAVLDEMRGNGTHHVTLNLTSDRPVRDVMEEVAADVLPKFHG; the protein is encoded by the coding sequence ATGAGCACAGCCAAATCCACAATCGATCAGCGGGTATTTTCCGAAGGCCATCTGTCGATCGGGCTGACGCTGCCCTTGTTGCGCACGGGCCAGATCGTCGCGGACTTTCGCGAGCAGATCGAGCTTGCGGCGCTGGCCGATACGCTCGGTTTTCGCGCGCTCTGGGTGCGCGACGTGCCGTTGAACAGCGCCGACTATCCCGATCCCGTCGGGCATCTCGATCCGTGGGTACTGCTCGGCGCGCTCGCTTCGCGTACGACGCAAATCGCGCTTGCGAGCGGCGCGATCGTGCTGACCTTGCGTCATCCGCTGCATATCGCGAAGGGCGCGGGCTCCGTGCAGACGCTGTCGGATGGCCGTTTCATACTCGGCCTCGGCTCAGGCGACAGACCGCCCGAGTATGCCGCGTTCGGGCGCGATGCCGAAGAGCGGCGCGAACTGTATCGAACGCACTGGGAGACGGTCGCGGCTGCACTCGGCGACACGCCGCGCGTGATACCCGATCTGCGGCAGGAAAATGCACCCGAGTTCATGCTGCTGCCCCAGCCGCCGATGGCTGTGCCGATGCTCGCGGTCGGCTCGGGCGGACAGAGCGTCGACTGGATCGCGCGGCATTCGATCGGCTGGATGACCTATCACCGCGAGCCCGAGACGCAGCGCGCACGGCACAGCATGTGGCGCGCGGCCGTCGAGCGTCTGCCGGCGCCTGCGTTCCGCGCGTTCGGTGTCGCGATGCGGCTCGATCTGAGCGACAACGCGCACGAGCCGGCGACGCCGTTATCGCTGGGATATCGCGCGGGACGGCATGCGTTGCTGGCTGTGCTGGACGAGATGCGCGGAAACGGCACGCATCATGTGACGCTGAATCTGACCTCCGACCGGCCTGTGCGCGACGTGATGGAGGAAGTGGCTGCGGATGTTTTGCCGAAGTTTCACGGGTGA